One window from the genome of Hyperolius riggenbachi isolate aHypRig1 chromosome 6, aHypRig1.pri, whole genome shotgun sequence encodes:
- the LOC137521250 gene encoding protein starmaker-like translates to MEESTFQDLFACVFPGPCFLLDESLIMKQKQMSLATNLDNPAEEESVVKKKDDSKKTEESVMKNDDYGEMEEVVYEGGKRGEEVKWSPNQEEKREKANEKGEDGEEKDGENGEKDEENGEEKDEEDAEEKDEENGEEKDEEDGEGKDEETREKDEEDAEEKDEENGEEKDEEDGEGKDEESREDEENAEEKDEENAEKKDEEDGEGKDEESREDEENAEEKDEENAEKKDEENAEEKDEEKDEEKEEEDGEENDEENREKDEENGEGKDEENGEEKDEESREKDEENAEEKDEGDGEENDEESREKDEENAEEKDEGDGEEKDEENEEGKDEETREKDEEDAEEKGEDNAEERDEENAEEKDGENAEEKDEENGEGKDEETREKDEENAEEKDEEDAEEKDEDNAEEKDEENGEGKDEETREKDEENAEEKDEEDAEEKDEGKDEENKEKDEENAEEKDEENGEEKGEESREKDEENAEEKDEEDGEENDEESREKDEENAEEKDQENAEEKDGENAEEKDGENGEKDEENEKEKDEENGEKDEEDVEEKDGGKDEENKEKDEENAEEKDEEKGEESREKDEENAEEKDEEDGEENDEEKNEENGEGKDEETREKDEENAEEKDEEDAEKKNEENAEEKDEEKDEENAEEKDEENAEEKDEEKDEENEEEKDEENAEEKDEEKDEENAEEKDEEKDEENAEKKDEENAEEKDEENGEGKDEKNKEKDEEDAEEKDEEDAEEKDEEDGEENDEENREKDEENAEKDEENGEGKDEETREKDEENAEEKDEEDAEKKNEENAEENAEEKDEENAEEKDEENAEEKDEEKDEENEEEKDEENAEEKDEEKDEENAEEKDEEKDEENAEKKDEENAEEKDEENGEGKDEKNKEKDEEDAEEKDEEDAEEKDEEDGEENDEENREKDEENAEKDEENGEGKDEENREKDEENAEEKGEEDVKEND, encoded by the exons TGAAGCAGAAACAAATGTCCTTAGCAACAAATCTG gacaacccagca gaagaagagtctGTGGTGAAGAAGAAGGATGATTctaagaagacagaggagtcggtGATGAAGAATGATGATTATGGAGAGATGGAGGAGGTGGTGTATGA AGGAGGAAAAAGAGGAGAGGAGGTGAAATGGAGTCCCAATCaagaggagaagagagagaaagCTAATGAAAAGGGTGAAGATGGAGAGGAGAAAGATGGGGAGAATGGAGAGAAGGATGAGGAGAATGGAGaggagaaggatgaggaggatgcagaggagaaggatgaggagaatggagaggagaaggatgaggaggatggagaGGGGAAGGATGAAGAGACTAGAgagaaggatgaggaggatgcagaggagaaggatgaggagaatggagaggagaaggatgaggaggatggagaGGGGAAGGATGAGGAGAGTAGAGAGGATGAGGAGAATGCAGAGGAGAAGGACGAGGAGAATGCAGAGaagaaggatgaggaggatggagaGGGGAAGGATGAGGAGAGTAGAGAGGATGAGGAGAATGCAGAGGAGAAGGACGAGGAGAATGCAGAGAAGAAGGATGAGGAGAACgcagaggagaaggatgaggaGAAGGATGAGGAGAAAGAAGAGGAGGATGGAGAGGAGAATGATGAAGAGAATAGGGAGAAGGATGAGGAGAATGGAGAGGGGAAGGATGAGGAGAATGGAGAGGAGAAGGATGAGGAGAGTAGAGAGAAGGATGAGGAGAATGCCGAGGAGAAGGATGAGGGGGATGGAGAGGAGAATGATGAGGAGAGTAGAGAGAAGGATGAGGAGAATGCCGAGGAGAAGGATGAGGGGGATGGAGAGGAGAAGGATGAGGAGAATGAAGAGGGGAAGGATGAAGAGACTAGAgagaaggatgaggaggatgcaGAGGAGAAGGGTGAGGATAATGCAGAGGAGAGGGATGAGGAGAATGCCGAGGAGAAGGATGGGGAGAAtgcagaggagaaggatgaggaGAATGGAGAGGGGAAGGATGAAGAGACTAGAGAGAAGGATGAGGAGAAtgcagaggagaaggatgaggaggatgcagaggagaaggatgaggataatgcagaggagaaggatgaggaGAATGGAGAGGGGAAGGATGAAGAGACTAGAGAGAAGGATGAGGAGAAtgcagaggagaaggatgaggaggatgcagaggagaaggatga AGGGAAGGATGAAGAGAATAAAGAGAAGGATGAGGAGAAtgcagaggagaaggatgaggaGAATGGAGAGGAGAAGGGTGAGGAGAGTAGAGAGAAGGATGAGGAGAAtgcagaggagaaggatgaggaggatggagaGGAGAATGATGAGGAGAGTAGAGAGAAGGATGAGGAGAATGCAGAGGAGAAGGATCAGGAGAATGCGGAGGAGAAGGATGGGGAGAATGCGGAGGAGAAGGATGGGGAGAATGGAGAGAAGGATGAGGAGAATGAAAAGGAGAAGGATGAGGAGAATGGAgagaaggatgaggaggatgtAGAGGAGAAGGATGG AGGGAAGGATGAAGAGAATAAAGAGAAGGATGAGGAGAAtgcagaggagaaggatgaggaGAAGGGTGAGGAGAGTAGAGAGAAGGATGAGGAGAAtgcagaggagaaggatgaggaggatggagaGGAGAATGATGAGGAGAAGAATGAGGAGAATGGAGAGGGAAAGGATGAAGAGACTAGAGAGAAGGATGAGGAGAAtgcagaggagaaggatgaggaggatgcaGAGAAGAAGAATGAGGAGAAtgcagaggagaaggatgaggagaaggatgaggagaatgcagaggagaaggatgaggagaatgcagaggagaaggatgaggaGAAGGATGAGGAGAATGAAGAAGAGAAGGATGAGGAGAAtgcagaggagaaggatgaggagaaggatgaggagaatgcagaggagaaggatgaggaGAAGGATGAGGAGAATGCAGAGAAGAAGGATGAGGAGAAtgcagaggagaaggatgaggagaatggagaggggaaggatgaaaagaataaagagaaggatgaggaggatgcagaggagaaggatgaggaggatgcagaggagaaggatgaggaggatggagaGGAGAATGATGAAGAGAATAGAGAGAAGGATGAGGAGAATGCAGAGAAGGATGAGGAGAATGGAGAGGGGAAGGATGAAGAGACTAGAGAGAAGGATGAGGAGAAtgcagaggagaaggatgaggaggatgcaGAGAAGAAGAATGAGGAGAATGCAGAGGAGAAtgcagaggagaaggatgaggagaatgcagaggagaaggatgaggagaatgcagaggagaaggatgaggaGAAGGATGAGGAGAATGAAGAAGAGAAGGATGAGGAGAAtgcagaggagaaggatgaggagaaggatgaggagaatgcagaggagaaggatgaggaGAAGGATGAGGAGAATGCAGAGAAGAAGGATGAGGAGAAtgcagaggagaaggatgaggagaatggagaggggaaggatgaaaagaataaagagaaggatgaggaggatgcagaggagaaggatgaggaggatgcagaggagaaggatgaggaggatggagaGGAGAATGATGAAGAGAATAGAGAGAAGGATGAGGAGAATGCAGAGAAGGATGAGGAGAATGGAGAGGGGAAGGATGAAGAGAATAGAGAGAAGGATGAGGAGAATgcagaggagaagggagaggaGGATGTAAAGGAGAATGATTAG